The following coding sequences are from one Prochlorococcus marinus CUG1438 window:
- a CDS encoding fructosamine kinase family protein, translated as MQKLSLIEISEICDELGEPYPKSIEQVHGGDIHSAWKIEFTSKKVFLKRNDRKRNFLEFEKYCLQNLREYINQEILIVPEVIAFKKCRNTEILLMDWIDMNNFDQKKLGKGLGEMHLNSTESNQKNFGYPVEGFIGLTDQKKGWRNNWTDCFLNLRIIPQLSNLKSNTIDKETINKVKEKIRTELIKHKPINSLIHGDLWSGNIGVDKSGKGVIFDPASWWADNEVDIAMTRLFGGFRKEFYEEYHKIFPIREGFEKRIIIYNFYHILNHANMFGGSYFCQVEDYVKTIINF; from the coding sequence ATGCAAAAATTATCCCTTATTGAAATTAGCGAAATTTGTGATGAATTAGGTGAACCTTATCCAAAAAGTATAGAACAAGTTCATGGGGGGGATATCCATAGTGCATGGAAAATTGAATTTACTAGTAAAAAAGTATTTCTTAAAAGAAACGATAGGAAGAGAAACTTTCTTGAATTTGAAAAATATTGTCTTCAAAATTTGAGGGAATATATTAATCAAGAAATCTTAATTGTTCCTGAAGTTATTGCATTTAAAAAATGTAGAAATACAGAAATTCTTTTAATGGATTGGATAGATATGAACAATTTTGATCAGAAAAAGCTTGGAAAAGGTTTGGGAGAAATGCACCTAAATTCAACTGAGTCTAATCAAAAGAATTTTGGGTATCCGGTTGAGGGTTTTATAGGATTAACAGATCAAAAGAAAGGCTGGAGAAATAATTGGACAGATTGTTTTTTAAACTTACGGATTATACCGCAATTATCAAATCTTAAATCAAATACTATAGATAAAGAGACAATAAATAAAGTTAAAGAGAAAATTAGAACAGAATTAATTAAGCATAAACCAATAAATTCTCTTATACATGGTGATTTATGGTCAGGGAATATAGGAGTTGATAAAAGTGGGAAGGGAGTTATATTTGACCCAGCATCTTGGTGGGCAGATAATGAAGTTGATATAGCGATGACAAGATTATTTGGAGGGTTTAGAAAAGAATTTTACGAAGAATATCATAAAATTTTTCCTATCAGAGAGGGGTTCGAAAAAAGAATTATTATATACAACTTTTATCACATATTGAATCATGCCAACATGTTTGGAGGATCATATTTTTGTCAAGTTGAAGATTACGTAAAAACTATAATCAATTTTTAA
- the crtD gene encoding C-3',4' desaturase CrtD codes for MSNSEVIVVGAGIAGLTSAAILSKQGLSVTLIESHTQSGGCAGTFKRKNYIFDVGATQVAGLEKAGIHSKIFDFLDIPPPEATILDPACIVDLKDGLKPISIWYEKSKWIAEQEMQFPGTSRFWNLCALIHQSNWIFANNNPVLPISNFWDFSQLLKAIVPSNLLTGILLKSTIYDLLRICGLSKNERLIKFLNLQLKLYSQEDIYNTAALYGSTVLQMCQQPHGLWHLKKSMQSLSEALEISLKKTGVNLIFGQKVNSINFDDVNQCWTLSANSKKNSFVYQAKDLVYTAPPQSLLQQLKGPLIRQQTYKNRLTNLPDPSGAVVFYSALKKEHIKKISSNHYQFVSHEFGSLFVSISEDGDGRAPKGEVTLIASIFTKTKDWFELDKQNYLNKKRDFMEKISHELESQFNIIPENWLHRELATPLGFEKWTNRPNGIVGGLGQNPDIFGLFGLSSRTPFEGLWLCGDSIYPGEGTAGVSQSALMVSRQILASKGRKNFNL; via the coding sequence ATGAGCAATTCAGAAGTTATTGTTGTGGGCGCTGGTATAGCAGGACTAACTTCTGCAGCAATTTTATCAAAGCAAGGCTTATCAGTTACTTTAATAGAATCTCATACGCAATCAGGCGGATGTGCAGGCACTTTTAAAAGAAAGAATTATATTTTTGACGTTGGTGCAACCCAGGTTGCGGGTTTAGAGAAAGCAGGAATACATTCAAAAATTTTTGATTTTTTAGATATTCCACCTCCTGAAGCAACTATTTTAGACCCTGCTTGCATTGTTGATTTAAAGGATGGTTTGAAGCCAATATCTATTTGGTATGAAAAAAGTAAATGGATTGCTGAACAAGAAATGCAGTTTCCTGGAACTAGTAGATTTTGGAATCTTTGTGCCCTAATACATCAAAGTAATTGGATATTTGCTAATAATAATCCAGTATTGCCAATTAGTAATTTTTGGGATTTTTCTCAACTTCTTAAAGCAATTGTTCCTTCAAACCTTCTCACAGGAATCTTACTTAAATCTACTATTTATGATTTATTACGTATATGTGGATTATCCAAGAACGAGCGCTTGATTAAATTCTTAAATCTTCAACTTAAACTTTACTCTCAAGAGGATATCTACAATACTGCAGCATTGTATGGATCTACTGTTCTACAGATGTGTCAACAGCCTCATGGTCTTTGGCATCTTAAGAAATCTATGCAGTCTTTAAGTGAAGCATTAGAAATTTCATTAAAAAAAACTGGTGTTAATCTAATTTTTGGCCAAAAAGTGAACTCTATAAATTTTGATGATGTTAATCAGTGTTGGACATTATCTGCTAATTCGAAAAAAAATTCTTTTGTCTATCAAGCAAAAGATTTGGTTTATACCGCGCCACCTCAATCTTTGCTGCAGCAATTGAAGGGACCGTTAATTAGACAACAAACTTATAAAAATCGACTTACTAATTTGCCTGATCCAAGTGGAGCTGTAGTTTTTTATTCGGCTTTAAAAAAGGAACATATAAAAAAAATTTCCTCTAATCATTATCAATTTGTTTCTCATGAATTTGGTTCGTTATTTGTCTCAATTAGCGAAGATGGTGATGGGAGAGCACCAAAAGGTGAAGTTACTTTAATAGCCAGTATTTTTACTAAGACAAAAGATTGGTTTGAACTAGATAAACAAAATTACTTAAATAAAAAAAGGGATTTTATGGAAAAAATATCTCATGAATTGGAAAGCCAATTTAATATTATTCCTGAAAATTGGTTGCATAGGGAATTAGCAACTCCATTAGGGTTTGAAAAATGGACAAATAGACCTAATGGAATAGTTGGCGGGCTTGGTCAAAATCCAGATATTTTCGGTTTATTTGGATTATCAAGTAGGACTCCTTTTGAAGGTTTATGGCTTTGTGGAGATTCTATTTATCCAGGAGAGGGAACTGCAGGTGTTAGTCAATCTGCGTTAATGGTCTCCAGGCAAATTTTAGCTTCTAAAGGCAGAAAAAATTTTAATTTATAA
- the larE gene encoding ATP-dependent sacrificial sulfur transferase LarE: MFNQLETLSDEQSEKLYTIRRYIKSLDSVCIAYSGGVDSTLVASLAFEQLGEKAIAITGISPALASTLREEARSQAKWIGVKHLEVKTSELEQSSYRENPKDRCFACKKELHKHTTYLSNNLNFKFVLDGVNLDDLKDYRPGIQAAKEAGVVSPLAKFNFSKKDIRDISRALGFPWWDKPAQPCLSSRFPYGNEITSYRLKMVEKAEAYLKKGGLSEVRVRCQGLTARIEIPQDDLKYFFEKYNFIDLVQYFSKLGFNCTSLDLEGLISGKLNR, translated from the coding sequence ATGTTCAATCAACTAGAAACCCTCTCTGATGAACAAAGTGAAAAGCTTTATACAATTAGAAGATACATTAAGAGTCTTGATAGTGTATGTATTGCTTATTCAGGTGGAGTAGACAGTACATTAGTAGCATCATTAGCATTCGAGCAATTAGGTGAGAAAGCTATAGCAATTACTGGAATTTCTCCTGCATTAGCCAGTACGCTACGTGAAGAAGCAAGAAGTCAAGCAAAATGGATTGGAGTGAAGCATCTGGAAGTTAAAACATCAGAATTAGAACAATCAAGTTACCGTGAAAATCCAAAAGATAGATGCTTTGCATGTAAAAAAGAGCTCCACAAACATACAACCTATTTATCCAATAATCTTAATTTCAAGTTTGTTTTAGATGGAGTAAATCTGGATGATCTTAAAGACTACAGGCCAGGTATACAAGCAGCAAAAGAAGCTGGTGTTGTGTCACCCCTTGCAAAATTTAATTTCTCAAAAAAAGATATCAGGGATATATCAAGAGCATTAGGTTTTCCTTGGTGGGATAAACCTGCCCAGCCTTGCTTGTCATCTAGATTTCCTTATGGCAATGAAATAACAAGTTATAGGCTTAAAATGGTTGAGAAGGCAGAAGCATATCTCAAAAAAGGTGGTTTATCAGAGGTTAGGGTTAGATGTCAAGGGCTAACTGCAAGAATAGAAATTCCACAAGATGATTTAAAGTATTTTTTTGAGAAATATAATTTTATTGATTTAGTTCAATACTTCTCTAAGTTAGGATTTAATTGTACAAGCCTAGATCTTGAAGGACTAATAAGCGGAAAGTTAAATAGATAA
- a CDS encoding prephenate/arogenate dehydrogenase, whose product MKIGIVGLGLIGGSLGLKLQSLNHTTYGIANNELNEKKAKEKGLANFVSRDLNLLKECELIILALPIKDLISPSQQLISSIPREAIITDVGSVKEAIVSKWENLHPLFIGSHPMAGTEKKGVDSGFEGLFKNAKWVITPTQKSNLSALRIISELIKSMDCEICQASPKEHDEAVSLISHLPIFLASALIETAHTQNNQSLLDLSQKLAATGFADTSRVGGGNEELGVDLAMNNQINVLKAINNFKNKLNALELLIKENNRELLSKKLSEAKEIRKDFIN is encoded by the coding sequence ATGAAAATTGGAATAGTAGGATTAGGTTTAATTGGCGGATCATTAGGATTAAAACTCCAAAGTCTAAACCATACAACTTATGGAATAGCAAATAATGAACTTAATGAAAAAAAAGCTAAAGAAAAGGGACTTGCAAATTTTGTCAGTCGCGATCTGAACTTATTAAAAGAATGTGAGCTTATAATTTTAGCTTTGCCTATCAAAGATTTGATTAGTCCATCTCAACAATTAATATCATCAATACCAAGAGAAGCAATAATAACTGATGTAGGCTCTGTTAAAGAAGCAATAGTAAGTAAGTGGGAAAATTTACATCCTCTTTTTATTGGATCACATCCAATGGCTGGAACAGAAAAGAAGGGAGTTGATTCTGGTTTTGAAGGTCTTTTTAAAAATGCAAAGTGGGTTATCACCCCCACACAAAAAAGTAATTTAAGTGCATTAAGAATTATTTCCGAACTTATAAAATCGATGGATTGTGAAATTTGCCAAGCTTCACCAAAAGAGCATGATGAAGCAGTATCTCTAATTTCTCATTTGCCTATATTTTTAGCTTCTGCCTTAATTGAAACTGCACATACGCAAAATAACCAATCTTTATTAGATCTCTCACAAAAATTGGCGGCTACTGGATTTGCTGACACTTCGAGAGTTGGGGGAGGTAATGAAGAACTAGGCGTAGATTTAGCTATGAATAATCAAATAAATGTTTTAAAGGCCATTAATAATTTTAAAAATAAACTGAATGCATTGGAGTTGCTTATAAAAGAAAATAATCGGGAATTACTTTCTAAAAAACTTTCTGAGGCAAAAGAAATCAGAAAAGATTTTATAAATTAA
- a CDS encoding DNA helicase — protein MLEILSHQYLKNFLREKSINWEHIYSFGRILSKCIENNSTYLINSEIFSTHDWLPPVLISLFLKEENSTFILSEKKIQFIRECLINSFKNKGLNFIFKNDQIIFAGHNVRIITIQDLLKDLNSFNLRNHRIVYSGVENIKQDLENHFRISLEKKDWTKNLKEFESINQKNVNVYDSMKKKFSMRRGLGNCYINLDEKEISFFSTFFQENSSFSDKFLSINKALSQGWACWVKLSDENLDWNLYLQPIDELSQIKEFFSNNKFVFLSSLRKDNFFQMYLKRHSLYIDLVVNFKSNFKEKKILLYLPSKQVLPNNPLFTNSILDKCKRLILFRKGLTLVLSDDIDLKTNLATELASNYGKRVSLETIPSRSNEILCSSYDWWITNSYLTQIPEQIIVPLLPIPNMSEPINAITVSHNKKLSQDWFRDFLLPQARLKLERSISPLRRNSGKLIILDGRANKRNWGRLLLQSIQPSKKIYYMLPFD, from the coding sequence ATGCTTGAAATTTTAAGTCATCAATATTTGAAAAACTTTCTGAGAGAAAAAAGTATTAATTGGGAACACATATATTCTTTTGGGAGAATACTTTCTAAGTGTATTGAAAATAATTCTACATATCTAATTAATTCAGAAATTTTTTCAACTCATGATTGGTTACCCCCAGTTTTGATTTCTCTATTTTTAAAAGAAGAAAATTCTACTTTTATTTTATCTGAAAAAAAAATTCAATTTATCAGAGAGTGTCTGATTAATTCATTTAAAAATAAAGGTTTGAATTTTATTTTCAAAAATGATCAAATCATATTCGCTGGTCATAATGTTCGCATAATAACAATCCAAGATTTACTTAAAGATCTCAATTCTTTTAATCTTAGAAATCATCGAATAGTTTATTCTGGAGTTGAGAATATAAAACAAGATTTAGAAAATCATTTTAGGATTTCTTTAGAAAAAAAAGACTGGACAAAAAATCTTAAGGAATTTGAATCCATCAATCAAAAAAATGTTAATGTTTATGACTCTATGAAGAAAAAGTTCTCTATGAGAAGGGGATTAGGAAATTGTTATATCAATCTAGATGAGAAAGAAATAAGTTTTTTTTCAACTTTTTTTCAAGAAAATTCTTCTTTCTCTGATAAATTCTTAAGCATTAACAAAGCTTTATCTCAGGGTTGGGCATGCTGGGTAAAATTAAGTGATGAAAATTTAGATTGGAATTTGTATTTGCAGCCAATAGATGAACTTTCTCAAATAAAGGAATTTTTTTCAAACAATAAATTTGTTTTCTTATCAAGTTTAAGAAAAGACAATTTTTTCCAAATGTATCTCAAAAGGCATAGCTTATATATTGACTTGGTTGTTAATTTTAAAAGTAATTTTAAAGAGAAAAAGATTTTATTATATTTACCTTCTAAACAGGTGCTTCCTAATAACCCACTTTTTACAAATTCAATCTTAGATAAATGTAAAAGGCTAATACTTTTTAGAAAGGGTTTAACTTTAGTTTTGTCTGACGATATTGATTTGAAAACTAACCTGGCTACAGAGTTAGCTTCTAACTACGGTAAGAGGGTCTCTTTGGAAACAATTCCTTCTCGCAGTAATGAAATTCTTTGTTCTAGTTACGATTGGTGGATTACGAATTCTTATTTAACTCAAATTCCAGAACAAATTATTGTTCCTCTACTGCCTATTCCTAATATGTCAGAACCAATTAATGCGATTACAGTATCTCATAATAAAAAACTCTCTCAAGATTGGTTTCGAGACTTTCTTCTCCCTCAAGCAAGATTAAAACTAGAAAGATCAATTTCACCGTTAAGAAGAAATTCTGGTAAATTAATAATATTAGATGGAAGAGCAAATAAAAGAAATTGGGGAAGATTACTTTTGCAAAGCATCCAACCCTCAAAAAAAATTTATTATATGCTACCTTTTGATTAA
- a CDS encoding N-acetyltransferase — translation MQYFSKKKLILPEGYFVNSTSIPLAKEVNKLLASCGCETFPIKPLSEAIQKSDFFFTIQNESKNKLFGFVRVTSDRGLNANLWNLCADKGSNQKLFYLILLQITLEKINREMPGCSISVQAPVSSFKSLEESGFILDPNGIRVMGYKL, via the coding sequence TTGCAATATTTTTCTAAAAAAAAACTTATTCTTCCCGAAGGTTATTTTGTTAACTCTACAAGTATCCCATTAGCTAAAGAAGTAAACAAACTTTTAGCTAGCTGTGGATGTGAGACATTCCCAATAAAACCTTTATCTGAAGCTATTCAGAAAAGTGATTTTTTCTTTACTATACAAAATGAATCAAAAAATAAATTATTTGGATTTGTAAGAGTTACATCTGATAGGGGGTTAAATGCAAACTTATGGAATTTATGCGCAGACAAAGGAAGCAATCAGAAACTTTTTTATTTAATATTGCTTCAAATAACTCTTGAGAAAATTAATAGAGAAATGCCTGGATGCAGTATTTCTGTACAAGCTCCAGTATCCTCATTTAAAAGTTTAGAGGAAAGTGGATTCATACTCGATCCTAATGGTATAAGAGTAATGGGATACAAACTCTAA
- a CDS encoding cob(I)yrinic acid a,c-diamide adenosyltransferase — translation MTNTSRNKGIGIVTASDSQERSIGQLHIYDGEGKGKSQAALGVVLRTIGLGICEKRQSRVLLLRFLKGPERSYDEDSAIEALQRGFPHLIDHVRTGRSEFFNADQVTRFDIGEAERGWNIAKGAIASSLYSVVVLDELNPVLDLGMLDIKEVVNSLQNRPDGLEIIITGRAAPPSLVRISQLHSEMRPRSIGDLSKITRQSKFTGGIEIYTGEGKGKSTSALGKALQAIGKGISQDKSHRVLILQWLKGGNGYTEDAAIEALRESYPHLVDHLRSGRDAIVWRGQQQPIDYVEAERAWEIAKAAILSGLYKTIILDELNPTVDLELLPVESIHQTLLRKPAETEVVITGRCKNEPSYFELADIYSEMVCHKHYANVGVDLKKGVDY, via the coding sequence TTGACGAATACAAGTAGAAATAAAGGAATTGGAATTGTCACAGCAAGTGATAGTCAAGAACGATCAATAGGCCAACTACATATTTATGATGGAGAAGGTAAGGGCAAAAGTCAGGCTGCTTTGGGTGTTGTGCTCAGGACAATAGGATTAGGAATATGCGAAAAAAGACAGTCCAGAGTTTTACTTCTTAGATTTTTAAAAGGTCCTGAGAGGTCATATGATGAGGATTCAGCGATAGAAGCATTACAAAGAGGATTCCCTCACTTAATTGACCATGTACGGACAGGAAGATCTGAATTCTTTAATGCTGACCAAGTAACAAGGTTTGACATTGGTGAGGCTGAAAGAGGCTGGAATATTGCTAAAGGAGCAATTGCAAGTTCTCTTTATTCTGTTGTTGTACTAGACGAGTTGAATCCAGTCCTTGATTTGGGAATGCTTGATATTAAGGAGGTAGTTAATTCTCTTCAAAATCGTCCTGATGGACTGGAAATAATTATTACCGGAAGGGCAGCTCCCCCTTCTTTGGTCAGAATTTCGCAACTCCACTCAGAAATGAGACCGCGTTCAATAGGAGACCTATCAAAAATTACTAGACAAAGTAAATTTACAGGTGGAATTGAGATCTATACAGGTGAAGGAAAAGGAAAATCTACAAGTGCTCTTGGTAAAGCTCTTCAAGCTATTGGTAAAGGAATATCCCAAGATAAGAGTCATAGAGTTTTAATATTACAGTGGTTAAAAGGCGGAAATGGTTATACCGAAGATGCAGCAATAGAGGCTTTGAGAGAAAGTTACCCACATTTGGTAGATCATTTGCGCTCAGGGCGAGATGCGATCGTTTGGAGAGGTCAGCAACAACCAATTGATTATGTTGAGGCTGAAAGAGCATGGGAAATTGCTAAGGCCGCTATTTTGAGTGGTCTTTATAAGACGATTATTTTAGATGAATTGAATCCAACTGTTGATTTAGAACTGTTACCTGTCGAGTCAATACATCAAACGCTTTTAAGAAAACCAGCAGAAACAGAAGTTGTTATTACAGGGAGATGTAAGAATGAACCTTCATACTTTGAACTCGCGGATATTTACTCTGAAATGGTCTGTCATAAACATTACGCAAATGTTGGGGTTGACTTGAAAAAAGGCGTGGATTACTAA
- the recF gene encoding DNA replication/repair protein RecF, with amino-acid sequence MFLNKLKIQNFRNHKCFEIDLKEQRTIVLGCNGIGKSNLLESIEILSQLKSSRALSDKDLIENDSEMASVMGQIDFRNDLKLNLFRKGSKKIYVNESILKKHSDIKNYIRSVCFCSNDIDIVKSDPSYRRTWIDKVVFQLEPVYLNLMSRFNRLLKQRSHFWRSENTLNTQSLEIVETFDIQLSIISTRIFRRRRRALLKIKPYVEYWHNHLSKSKEQIGINYLSGIQNISPEEEEEEEVISQKIAEQLLNQRPLEALTGKCNFGPHRDDIEFLINNISVRKYGSSGQQRTFILALKMAELDLLTKTLNVPPILILDDVLAELDITRQNLLLNSVGKDSQCFISATHLDKFNQSFLGSSQMIHL; translated from the coding sequence ATTTTTTTAAACAAATTAAAAATTCAAAATTTTCGAAACCATAAATGTTTTGAAATTGACCTCAAAGAGCAAAGAACAATTGTTCTAGGTTGTAACGGAATTGGTAAATCAAATTTGCTTGAATCTATTGAAATTCTTAGTCAATTAAAATCTAGTAGAGCATTAAGTGATAAAGATTTAATAGAAAATGATAGTGAGATGGCTTCAGTGATGGGACAAATAGATTTTAGAAATGATTTAAAATTAAATTTATTTCGAAAAGGATCAAAAAAAATATACGTTAATGAATCAATTTTGAAAAAGCATAGTGATATAAAGAACTATATTAGGAGCGTATGTTTCTGTTCAAATGATATAGATATTGTTAAAAGTGACCCAAGCTATAGAAGAACATGGATTGATAAAGTTGTATTTCAGCTTGAACCAGTATATTTAAACTTGATGAGTAGATTTAATAGGCTCTTAAAACAAAGAAGTCATTTTTGGCGTTCAGAAAATACCCTAAATACTCAATCCTTAGAGATTGTTGAAACCTTTGATATTCAATTATCAATAATTAGCACCAGAATTTTTAGGCGCAGAAGAAGGGCTTTATTAAAAATAAAACCATATGTTGAATATTGGCATAATCACTTAAGTAAATCTAAAGAGCAAATAGGCATTAATTATCTTTCAGGGATACAAAATATTAGTCCAGAAGAAGAAGAAGAAGAAGAAGTTATTAGTCAAAAAATAGCAGAACAACTATTAAATCAGCGTCCACTGGAAGCATTGACTGGTAAATGTAATTTTGGCCCGCATCGTGATGATATTGAGTTTTTAATTAATAATATTTCAGTTAGAAAATATGGTTCATCTGGTCAGCAAAGAACTTTTATTTTGGCTTTAAAAATGGCTGAATTAGATTTATTAACTAAAACATTAAATGTTCCGCCAATACTTATATTGGATGATGTACTGGCCGAACTAGACATAACAAGGCAAAATTTGTTACTAAATTCTGTTGGGAAAGATAGTCAATGTTTCATAAGTGCGACACATCTAGATAAATTTAATCAGTCTTTCTTAGGCTCCTCACAAATGATTCATTTATAG
- a CDS encoding DUF2839 domain-containing protein yields MGEAKRRKTLGLPPKQNNTKTKFDDSPRLFQWLPLTINQRDKLIKLSIKASWFGIGGLVILWIIVRFIGPSVGWWTLADSL; encoded by the coding sequence ATGGGAGAAGCAAAAAGACGAAAAACACTTGGTTTACCTCCAAAACAAAATAATACTAAAACTAAATTTGATGATTCCCCAAGATTATTTCAATGGCTTCCTTTAACAATTAATCAGCGAGATAAACTTATTAAATTAAGTATCAAAGCTAGTTGGTTTGGAATAGGAGGGTTAGTGATTTTATGGATTATAGTCAGATTTATTGGTCCTTCAGTTGGGTGGTGGACTTTGGCTGATTCTCTATAA
- a CDS encoding adenosylmethionine decarboxylase, producing MEVSKKNQILSSFINDQNLSHQSKHLLLELYRCDYEKLNDESFLRCSLNRASKLANATVLNLISNKFEPQGVTAIALLSESHISIHTWPESNYSAIDIFTCGQNMMPELASKYLIEALKAEEHSLRIIERNPPATVLKQMRFVV from the coding sequence ATGGAAGTCTCTAAGAAAAATCAAATTTTAAGTTCATTTATTAATGATCAAAACTTAAGTCATCAAAGTAAACATCTTCTTTTGGAACTTTATAGATGTGATTACGAAAAATTAAATGATGAATCCTTTTTGCGCTGTTCATTAAATAGAGCTTCGAAATTAGCTAATGCAACAGTTCTGAATTTGATCAGTAACAAATTTGAACCTCAAGGGGTTACCGCGATTGCATTACTGTCCGAATCACATATCTCAATTCATACTTGGCCTGAATCTAATTATTCAGCAATTGATATCTTTACATGTGGTCAAAATATGATGCCAGAACTAGCCAGCAAATATTTAATTGAAGCTTTGAAGGCAGAGGAACATTCTCTTCGTATTATTGAGAGAAATCCCCCTGCAACAGTACTTAAACAGATGAGATTCGTTGTTTAA
- a CDS encoding CAAD domain-containing protein, translating to MSDNTPESNQVSGSATSSETKSFSEKYSDTMGKINETLGKVDWTQMGKYGKAAGIIAVVVIAQIIIKVIIDTINFFPILPGLLELLGVIVVGQWSWQNLRTSENREAVIDKVQNLKKTYLG from the coding sequence ATGAGTGATAATACACCAGAGTCAAATCAAGTCTCCGGCTCCGCTACAAGCTCAGAAACTAAAAGCTTTTCAGAAAAGTACTCCGATACTATGGGAAAAATCAATGAGACCCTTGGTAAAGTTGATTGGACTCAAATGGGGAAATATGGCAAAGCAGCAGGCATAATTGCTGTTGTCGTAATAGCTCAAATAATAATTAAAGTTATTATTGACACAATAAACTTTTTCCCAATTCTCCCAGGATTATTAGAACTTCTTGGAGTAATTGTTGTAGGACAATGGAGTTGGCAGAACCTACGCACCAGTGAAAATCGAGAAGCTGTTATAGATAAAGTTCAAAATCTTAAAAAGACATATTTAGGATAG
- a CDS encoding ThiF family adenylyltransferase, producing the protein MTVSKDIKFNFLNTDEQERYQKHLTLKEIGYEGQLNLKNSSVLCIGAGGLGSPVLLYLAATGIGKIGIVDNDYVEKSNLQRQIIHETNTIGNLKVHSAQERIKKFNPNSELLTFAERINPNNVLEIIQEFDIICDCSDNFGTRYLINDACLILNKPIVFGSVQGFEGQVSVFNLHKKSPNLRDLLPESPSKNAVPSCAEYGVVGVSTGLIGILQVNEIIKIILKKGDILDGKILVFDLLNMNMKKLQLKSSPVNKRIKNLSEFVDFYCEDKCPDKNNEINRINANDFYSLYKEKPNKILLIDVRETEEFSTSAIEGSISIPLSHLDQKFDLEFIQKESLTKEIFIICKSGKRSEKASEILSKFKIQSRSIEGGIEKVKKYY; encoded by the coding sequence ATGACTGTCTCAAAAGATATCAAATTTAATTTTTTAAATACAGATGAACAAGAAAGATATCAAAAACATTTAACCCTCAAAGAAATTGGCTATGAGGGACAACTAAATCTAAAAAACAGCTCAGTATTATGTATTGGAGCAGGTGGGCTTGGTTCTCCCGTTTTGCTTTATCTAGCGGCAACAGGAATTGGAAAGATTGGGATAGTAGATAACGATTACGTAGAAAAATCTAATCTTCAAAGACAGATAATTCATGAAACAAATACTATTGGCAATCTTAAAGTACATTCTGCCCAAGAAAGAATAAAAAAATTTAATCCTAATTCTGAATTATTGACATTTGCTGAGAGAATTAATCCTAATAATGTTCTAGAAATAATTCAGGAATTTGATATTATTTGTGATTGCTCGGATAACTTTGGCACTAGATACTTAATAAATGATGCATGCCTAATACTGAATAAACCCATAGTATTTGGGAGTGTACAAGGCTTTGAAGGTCAAGTTAGTGTTTTTAACTTACATAAGAAAAGTCCTAATTTAAGGGACTTGCTTCCAGAATCACCTTCAAAAAATGCTGTCCCAAGTTGTGCAGAATATGGGGTTGTGGGTGTTTCAACAGGTTTAATAGGAATCCTTCAAGTCAATGAGATTATCAAAATTATTTTAAAAAAAGGTGATATTTTAGATGGAAAAATTTTGGTTTTTGATCTCTTGAATATGAATATGAAAAAATTACAACTAAAAAGTTCTCCAGTAAATAAGCGAATAAAAAATCTTTCTGAGTTTGTGGACTTTTATTGCGAAGATAAATGTCCTGATAAGAATAACGAAATCAACAGAATCAATGCTAATGATTTTTACAGCTTATATAAAGAAAAACCCAACAAAATTCTTTTAATTGATGTAAGGGAAACTGAAGAATTTTCTACATCAGCAATAGAGGGTTCGATATCAATTCCACTAAGTCATCTGGACCAAAAATTTGACTTAGAATTTATTCAAAAAGAAAGCTTAACTAAAGAGATTTTCATAATATGTAAATCGGGAAAACGTTCTGAAAAAGCTTCAGAAATTTTGTCTAAATTCAAAATCCAATCTAGATCAATTGAAGGTGGCATTGAAAAAGTAAAAAAATACTATTAA